cgCCAAGTGATCTCAAGAAATCCATGTAATCGGCTGTtacttaaaatcttaaataccatttaaattttattgatattgGCTATTTCACGaacagaatatttaaaaatttttaaattaaatagatcatctactttattttatttggtgtTTAAAAGTCTATTTGCTTTTTCCCACTTTGATCCCATTGCCATAAgttatcaataaaaaattcaattaactaAACCAAAGGTTATCAAAACTGCGTAGAGGACGGCTTTTCGCGTTTACTTTCAACAATAATCATATTCCGCAAGCGATAAGGTGAACAACTGGGGTTGCCATTaccacaaaaatcaaaacaaaaatcctaCAATCCCCTCCATTAGTCGcccctaattatttttaaaacctgTTTTAGAACGATATAATTGTTGATAATCGCCGAGTAACTGATTTCATAATTGCATTGTTCACCATATTTAAGATAATTCAAATAATGACACAGTGCCAACCACAACAAATTACTATATAGCAAAAAGCAATCGATAATATGTAATAACAAATAGTAGTCAGAGTTCAGGACCGATGTTAATAAGTCACTTTTTAATCATTAtgaatcattaaaaataatttaataattttattttcaatttgtatgtatttaatgtgttttttatatgttttatattttaaatgttttattctCCTTAGTATTCTTCATAATCGCCTACCTTATGGGAATGTTTTTCTACTCGCTGCCAATATTTTTGATACAAGCATTTCTGGGACAATTCTCATCTTCTGGATCTATCTCAGCATTTCGCGTGGCGCCCATTTTCAAAGGTGAGAGATCTTCAACCATTTTGATCTGTTAAAAAATCCAACCATTacggcatacttttaggcatcGGCTACGCCATTTTGCTGCTTAATCTGGGCACTCTAACCTACTACTGCATCGGAGCTGTGGTGCCCCTTATCTACACAGTGAATTCCCTGCATCGGGTGATACCCTGGTTGAGTTGCAACAATACTTGGAATACCAAGGAATGTTCTTTACATGAAAATTACGATGAAAATGTGAGTGAGTTGAAGCTTAGAATCAATTTGCAGttatttgataatattttgGGTTTTTAGGACTATAGGGTCGATCCACATTCCACCGTGGAGTTCTTTAGGTGAGTGATTTATACAATACAATTCTTGTCAAGctttaactaatttatttgtattttctagATCGACGATTGCTTCTACTGAAGAAGATTCCACTTCAATGAGCATATCTTGGTCCATGTTGATAGGCGTTTTGGCCATTTGGCTGGTGGTTTTGGCTATGCTGCTCAAGCCTGTGGCTTTTGTGAgtatttaggatttttttgggtcaataaaaatataacatctaactactttatttaattgtcaTACTTTTAGATTGGTAAAGCTCTGCGATGTTCCTGTGTGCTTATGTTCGGCTTCTTTGTGGCTGTTTTTATATACTTGGTTATTCACGAAAAAGTTTCGTATGATACTCTCCAATATTACTGGATGCCCCAGGTGGATAGTTTGGAGAGCGTCCTTGCAACGGCCCGAACCGCCCTCCTAATGGCCGGTGTGGCTTTGGGTCCCGGATGGGGCAGTATAGTAACCCTGTCCAGTTACAACAATTTCCGCAGCGATGCGGAGAGATTGAGCTTCTGGGTGTGCCTTACTCATATCACTATCGGATTAATGGGACTTCTTTGCTGCAATGTGGCCCACGATCACTTTGAGGGTAggtatacaaaattatttttttaaagaaaataaaatttactttatttttaaaatggatctttcaaaaatttcagaaaatatatatttaattaactattgtattttattatttaactagATCATGTGGGCATGATGCCATTGCATGTGGATGAGAAACATCATATGCAGTTCCTGTACCTCTGTTTCTCCTATTTGTTTGGGACGTTTACGACGACACCAAATCTCTGGGCTTTCCTCTTTTTTGGCATGATATTCCTATCGGAACTAAGTTCCTTGGtgagtttaatttttgaataatataaaactttattaatttatttatattttattagatCATCCAAATGATGTCCGTTATTACTGCCCTGTTCGATGAGTTCGAGACGTTTCGATCAAAACGAACGATAGTAATATGTTCACTTGTCCTCTGCCTTACAGTCTCctctgtttatttttgtactCAGGTGGGTGTGGAATTTGTGCATTTATGAGACCATTGtgtgatttttgatttttcattttaGTTGGGCTTCAGTCAGCTGACTCAGCTGCCCAATTTGGCGGTGTTTACCCACGTGTTTATTTCGGGAGTTCTTCTACTAATGACCACTTGGGTTTATGGTCGCGTGCGATTCCAGTGCGATTTGCAGTTTATGCTGGGCAAAACGATctcaagtttcaaaattttctttatacgCTTCGCCACGCCTATTTTTCTTGGACTGTGCTTGGTAAATAGTTCTCTGAagtatatactttttaaattaaataatatgttatttaaaataaccCATTTTTCAGTTCCAACTCACCTATTTATTTACGCGTGATCGCATCCACGACGTCCTGATTTACTTGAGTCAGGGACTGATTTTCCTGACGGCCATATCGTATATGGTTTATAAGGTGTGTCGGACGAATGGCGATTGGCGCCAGCGATTGCAACAGTGCCTCGCACCACACGACTGGCATCCGGTGGATGCGGACAACCGGCGATTTTACGAGGAAATCATGGGCTTCTCCGAGATGCTGGTGATCGATGCCAATGCCAATACCACATAGTGCCTAAATATCGAATACTCTTTAGATCAAAACTCAACACTTAAGCCGTCGACACATGACAAATGAACTGAACTCACTTTTATTATACACCCATCCGTGGTCATACATACCAACACAGTCACACccatacacacacaaaaaccacactacacacacgcacacgagTATATTATACAGATCAAGTGCTAAGGGTGATCGTTGGATTTTATAATGGAGTTGTACTGATATTTTCCAAACGCTAGCTGTAGTGAACAATAATCTGGTGATATTTAGTAGTTGCCTACTAAAAAGTTCAACAAGCTTCggccaaaaaatattgttacgAATTAATAAAGTTTTACCTTTTAGCCATGTACTGATTAattcttattatattttttgggaaTGTATTGACTATAACACCACGAATGTTGAAAATGCAATAATTCGTTTGTACACCCAATTCTTTAAACCAACAATCggtttttctagaaaataacaaattaaattgtttttaaaaaactttcgaAACGTAATTTGCAGTCTTATTTTTCTAGTCAgcgagtttaatttttttcctggaATTAATTGACGAATTAAGTCCGTACACAATTGCAATTCACCAGTAATAGCTTtgatcaaatatatataatttattttgaaaacattaataatagcttttgttttgctttcgaTTTGCAATTGCTGATAAGGAAAACATGTGTCAGTGTTAAGGCTCAGTTAAAATATtcattgaattgaattgaaattgattaaAAGCGATTTAGATGACTCAACGCTTAACACTTAATCAgtgcaaaattaaaatcaacagCTTTAGcgtaaatgtttttatttgattatgaaTTGCTTATATGTAGAGTACTCCTccagtttttataaaattgcgTCTGTTTGTCTGCCCACTTTACGGgcagaaataaaataacagttaCTATTTCTCTCTCTAATTCGCTATTTCTCAGTGAACTTTGCAATGTATgcgaacaaaagaaaaactagTGCAAATGTAAAAGCTCTAACTAtatcaatttaaatgaaaatcgcAGAGAAGACAATTTGTGGTCGAAAATGGAGATACCCTTAAAAGCgtaacatttataaaattaatagttttaaaaattatttggacTTTTAGTTGGTGAGGTCCAAGAAtattacatacatatgtgtttgcattattataaaataattattttctaaataagTGCCTGCcgcaaaattatattaatccaaattaaattttagggtaTGATCATTTCAGTCCAGTGGATGAGTTAAATACCGGCTTGATGTCGACATCGGTTTCAGTGCTCTGGCATCTGCTATATTATGCAATACGCCTATCTATTTTAAAACGCTCGCGGCTTATTCACTGTATattataggaatcttttgctGTTTGATATTGTCGTCGCAACATGGTACACGAAACATCATATGACTCTGGACTTAAGCCCTTTGCTGCCGATCTAAATCGAGGAATGTGGGAAAGGCCCACTGACTACATATTTGCCTGCTTTGGATTAGCTCTGAAGATGGACGTATTTTCGTCTACTCATTTTGCGACTCGCGATATGGGCAGTACGTATGTTATGGGGCTAATCTGCACGGCTAGCCTAATTTAGGGGCGTTGCGCTACTCTCATTCATTTATAGTTTCAACTGAATTTTTTAGACACACAAAAAAGGCAAATTAttactaaattattttaaatatttttgattttagttCTTGGAATATTGCCATATTTTTTGTACATGGTGATTTATTTGGTCCCAATCATAGTCATTCACTCCTTCATGGGACAGTTTTCCAGTAGTGGATTTATCTCCGCTTTTCGACTGTCTCCTCTTTTTAAAGGTAAGTCCCGAGAAAGGTTAGAtagatacaaaatatattataaagaaTCTTGAATTTTAGGCATGGGATATGTGAGCCTTTTTTTGACTCTCTCAATGTTGATTTACTATGTCACTTATGCTGCTCTACCGCTATTTTTCATAATAAACTCTTTCCGACCCACTTTACCTTGGAGTTGTGAAGGCTTAAAATCTTGGTACAATGAGAGCACAGGGCGATCCACCGTAggaaattttctgaaaaccctaataattaaaaaataattctaagAACTTCATTCTTTCAGATATGTAATGTGACACCTAACTTGGATTATTCTGAATTTAGGTTATTCCATGTTCCTTCCGTGCTTTTCTTTGAGTAAGTGAGGtagtatttataattttagaatcttataattttttgaattttatagaaataaCTTTCGCAGTACTGGTAATGCAGCTGATTATGAGGACTTTGAGCTATCCTGGTATTTTGTGAGCCTTTTCGCACTAGTTTGGGCAATGATTGCattgatattttataaattctcgGAGACGTCGAactttggaatatttttaaggtacaTGGTAATATGCACCTTGGTCTTACTTTCGGTGTGCTTTGTGCGCTTCCCATTTCTTCCAGGAGGCCTTTCGTGGCTAAACAAATATGTTACTCCAAAACCACGTGACTGGGCTATGGGAACTGTGTCCACATTTATTATAGCTATACAGGCTTTTGGAGCTGGCTGGGGCAGTGTGATAGCCCTGTCCAGTTTTAATCGGTTCAAGACCGACATAATTACCTACAGTTGGATTATTTCCTTCGGACAGATCTTTATTTATATCATGTTTGGCCTAGTTTCTTTTATGCTGGAACACTACTTTTCAGGTAATCACtatcggccctgttctagttttcacttccgaaagattcacacggaatcgcattttttaaatcctttaaatcctttttaaattcatttctaAGTAATAAATCTACGATTTCAGAGTTTGCTAAGGGATCTGATAAAACATATGTAACAAACATTTGGCTGTTAATTTTGTCTAGTGCCAGTGCTTTGTCCACAATGGGTTGGCCAAACTTGTGGACTATAATTTACTATACTACGTTATTAATGGCGGCTGTTATTTCGATAGTGAGTAGTTTtggtatttatattatttaccaGTTCATAGCCGAAGTTGATCGatcgatttatattttttatatatttttttatgtatatttcaTTGCAGACGACACAAATATTTACTGTTCTGCAAACTTTGTTTGATGAGTTTGAGGATcttagaaagaaaaaaaaggaaattaccTTTGGGTTAATTGGTGGCCTTGCGGTCTGCTCACTTTTCTTTTGCACAAATGTAAGTAATTAattctttttgaaaattaaaaattcttctACTGGCAAATTTGGAAATGATACTAATTTGTCTTCAATATTTTCCAGCATGGAAAtgattactttatttatttggctaTCGATGCCATTTTCTCACACAGTGTTCTTCACTTACTGCTTTTACTGGTGGTTTTGTGGATCTACGGCCGAGAACGTTTCCAGCGTGATATTGAGTTTATGTTGGGTCAGCCGTTTGCCTTCTGGAAGATTTATATACTCCGCTTTATAGCTCCAGTTATTTTAGTGATTTCCATGGTTTGTTCTAATCtaaatttgattgattttaatgtagcaaacaattatatttttttttttctaactaGGTGGCCGGAATTAGTTTGACCATGCTGGGCTTTACTGACCTTTCAGTAGTGATCCTAGTGATGTCCATTACTTTGGTGTGGTTACCGATTCTGGCAATACCTGGCTACGGATTTTACTACCTTTCCCAGAGCACTGGATCCGTTTGGGATCGCTTAAGACGCACCTGTCGACCCACCGATTGGTATCCGGTGGAGATGGAATACCGCCAGAAGTACGAGGAAACTATAGGAACCACTGACACCCACCAGCTTTCCGAGGTGACCGATGAGGTGAAATAAGGGGTTATACAATCAATAAGTGCGTTTAAAAAAGTGTTAGAATAATCCGCCTCGTGTTGGTATGCAAACTGTTTTATTCacccttaaaattaattaaaaaccaatcGGTTTCCATAAGGAAATTGTTAGTTATTCATAAGATCTTAATCTtcagtttattttaataatcagAAAAACAATACGTTTTGGACATCGGTAAATAAATTAGAGGTTATAAAATCGTATCAtttcaaacaaattctttagtATAATTTCATTCGTCTTTTCATTCTCTactcttagggccggtttctcgagtgccggctaacatttctcgaacagataaagtccctgctaaggcattttggctttctcgagcataaatgtgagagctaactttgacagggactcggagtccctgttaagcgttttcgactcgatagaatgacagctgatttcccaaagccaactaagaagaagaaacgaaatcacagctgattttttctttgaattatacccaaacagctgatgaaataatcgaagcatgccattttttgcgctctacagcacaattctgtgcgttaacagcactctgtaattgtttctcgttcagataaattaaagcagtcgagaaagcggatttgcttttacgaacagtttctctggtatttaagtttttcgaacagatagctatcagggactttgacagggactcgagaaaccggcccttaaataaataagtacgtTGTATTGGTTGGCAGTAACTATTTCAGATCAGACTGAGGTGGGAAGAGacgagtaaataaaaaaaccctcttttataaattgaaaattttaaaaaagagaaTATTCATGGGTGGAAAAGATGTGTATTACTCAGGGGTGAAAATATAATACGTAGTTTGAGCATCTCTGTCCATTGCGATGAGCTGAACAGCGACTTGTTGTCGGGTTCGGATTTAGTTCGTCGGCATCGGTTGTACTAATGCCTCGCcctatttaaagaaaaaagctCGCAGATCGATGGCTGtatacaacaaaatttagTTATAATACTTTTACCAGCGTGAACAATCGGATTTCATTTAggatataaaaacattttaaaaatccatCTTCGGCATTTATAGTGATCTAATATTGTGGTCGCAATATGGGTTTTGAAACATCGTATGACTCTGGCCAAAAGCCCTTTTCTCCCGATCCAAATCGAGGGAAGTGGGATAAACCAAAGGACTTCTTATTTGCCTGCTTTGGACTAGCTCTGAAGATGGATGCCTTTGATTATACGTATTGGGTGCACAACGATATGGGCAGTAAGTTTGTTACGTTTCCCACATATTATAGATTTAACCAGCTGCAGGGTTAGTGATAATTTTAGGGGCGTTGCGCTGCTAATGCAATTTTTGGATGCAATTACTAAATCGACACTTGAAAAATTCagttattttacaaaataaatatatctaacTTTTCGGATTTCAAGATTTAAGTTTTGGAACAAACTGAAATAGAAAATCATTTTAGTATTAATCGATGTTTATATATTAGTGGAAAGTTAAAAATCGGCTTATATGGATGAACGAAACACTTGagctaattgatttttaaaatggtctgtggacaaagaaaaaaagttaataattactttttaacCTTTCCGTTTAGTTCTTGGAATATTGCCGTATTTCGTGAATATGGTGCTTTATATGGTTCCAGTCATAGTCATTCACTCCTTCATGGGCCAGTTCTCCAGCAGTGGATTTATATCCGCCTTTCGCCTGTCtcctttttttaaaggtaAGTCCCTGAAAAGATTAGGTAGATATTAAACatatcataataaaatttttattttaggcaTGGGATATGTCAGCGGTTTTCTTTCTGTCTCAATGCTCATTTACTATAGCATTTATGCTGCTATTCCgctatttttcatattaaactcttttcaACCCACTTTACCTTGGAGTTGTGAAGGCTCAAAATCTTGGCTCAATGAGACCGCTTGGCCATCGACATGCAATGAGAGGCATTCTGAAttcaaaaacaacacaaaatacAGGAGGCTTTATGTTCCTTCCGCGCTTTACTTTCAGTAcgtattcaattaatttttaaatttattaaggaaactaaataaaaaaactggtttttaaataataacatttttaacttgCTAATCGTTATACTTTAGTAATAAATAGCAAGCAAATCCAATTCCAAGCAGTTACtaacttttttttcatttaatagcAATGTCTTTCAACAGAACGAAATGGTAAATATCGATCATTACTATGAGCTATCGTGGCATTTTGTGGGCCTCTTCGCTCTAGTTTGGGCAATGATTGCACTTATTTTTCATGCATTTTCGAAGACGGCGAAGTTTGGAAACTTTATACGGTACATGGTTATAGGGACACTGGTCCTTCTTTTAGTGTGCTTTGTGCGCATTCTTTTTCTCCCAGGAGCTCTTAAGGCGCCAAGAAAATATATGACTCCTAAGCCCGATGATTGGGTCTTGGGGACTGGCTCAACATTTCTCATCGCTATGCAGGCGTTTGGAGCTGGCTGGGGCAGTGTGATAGCCCTGTCCAGTTTTAATGGGTTCAAGACCAACATAATGTCGTACAGTTGGATTATTTCCTTTGGACAAATCTTTATTTACATTATGTTTGGCATGCTATCCTTAATGCTTGAAATCTACTTCTCAGGTAATctctattttaaattttacatgaTGTTAGCTTATCCCTTGGTTATCGATTTCAGAGCTTCCTGAATCTTCAGATAAAACCTTAGTAATGAGCTTTTGGGTTTTGAATGTGTCTTGTGCCAGTG
The genomic region above belongs to Drosophila takahashii strain IR98-3 E-12201 chromosome 2L, DtakHiC1v2, whole genome shotgun sequence and contains:
- the LOC108058128 gene encoding sodium-dependent proline transporter-like isoform X2, yielding MVHETSYDSGLKPFAADLNRGMWERPTDYIFACFGLALKMDVFSSTHFATRDMGILGILPYFLYMVIYLVPIIVIHSFMGQFSSSGFISAFRLSPLFKGMGYVSLFLTLSMLIYYVTYAALPLFFIINSFRPTLPWSCEGLKSWYNESTGRSTICNVTPNLDYSEFRLFHVPSVLFFENNFRSTGGLSWLNKYVTPKPRDWAMGTVSTFIIAIQAFGAGWGSVIALSSFNRFKTDIITYSWIISFGQIFIYIMFGLVSFMLEHYFSEFAKGSDKTYVTNIWLLILSSASALSTMGWPNLWTIIYYTTLLMAAVISITTQIFTVLQTLFDEFEDLRKKKKEITFGLIGGLAVCSLFFCTNHGNDYFIYLAIDAIFSHSVLHLLLLLVVLWIYGRERFQRDIEFMLGQPFAFWKIYILRFIAPVILVISMVAGISLTMLGFTDLSVVILVMSITLVWLPILAIPGYGFYYLSQSTGSVWDRLRRTCRPTDWYPVEMEYRQKYEETIGTTDTHQLSEVTDEVK
- the LOC108058125 gene encoding sodium-dependent acetylcholine transporter-like — encoded protein: MGFETSYDSGQKPFSPDPNRGKWDKPKDFLFACFGLALKMDAFDYTYWVHNDMGILGILPYFVNMVLYMVPVIVIHSFMGQFSSSGFISAFRLSPFFKGMGYVSGFLSVSMLIYYSIYAAIPLFFILNSFQPTLPWSCEGSKSWLNETAWPSTCNERHSEFKNNTKYRRLYVPSALYFHNVFQQNEMVNIDHYYELSWHFVGLFALVWAMIALIFHAFSKTAKFGNFIRYMVIGTLVLLLVCFVRILFLPGALKAPRKYMTPKPDDWVLGTGSTFLIAMQAFGAGWGSVIALSSFNGFKTNIMSYSWIISFGQIFIYIMFGMLSLMLEIYFSELPESSDKTLVMSFWVLNVSCASALSTMGWPNMWTFIYYTMLLMAAVITITTQIFTVLQSLFDEFEGLRVRKQKVTFGLIGGLAICSIFFCTNHGLFSFLSITVDAIFTHSVLHLLLLLVVLWIYGRERFQRDIEFMLGLQFPSWRIYILRFIAPIILLICLLIGISWSKLVHDYVSVFLLMFIIVVWLPLLAIPVYGLYYLSQSTGSVWDRLRSSCRPTDWYPVDMEYRQKYEQAVGTTETHQLFGVTEEVN
- the LOC108058128 gene encoding sodium-dependent proline transporter-like isoform X1, which encodes MVHETSYDSGLKPFAADLNRGMWERPTDYIFACFGLALKMDVFSSTHFATRDMGILGILPYFLYMVIYLVPIIVIHSFMGQFSSSGFISAFRLSPLFKGMGYVSLFLTLSMLIYYVTYAALPLFFIINSFRPTLPWSCEGLKSWYNESTGRSTICNVTPNLDYSEFRLFHVPSVLFFENNFRSTGNAADYEDFELSWYFVSLFALVWAMIALIFYKFSETSNFGIFLRYMVICTLVLLSVCFVRFPFLPGGLSWLNKYVTPKPRDWAMGTVSTFIIAIQAFGAGWGSVIALSSFNRFKTDIITYSWIISFGQIFIYIMFGLVSFMLEHYFSEFAKGSDKTYVTNIWLLILSSASALSTMGWPNLWTIIYYTTLLMAAVISITTQIFTVLQTLFDEFEDLRKKKKEITFGLIGGLAVCSLFFCTNHGNDYFIYLAIDAIFSHSVLHLLLLLVVLWIYGRERFQRDIEFMLGQPFAFWKIYILRFIAPVILVISMVAGISLTMLGFTDLSVVILVMSITLVWLPILAIPGYGFYYLSQSTGSVWDRLRRTCRPTDWYPVEMEYRQKYEETIGTTDTHQLSEVTDEVK
- the LOC108069857 gene encoding sodium- and chloride-dependent glycine transporter 1, whose translation is MKGICGEQLNNCMLLGDCENSEHGSGLPGDFTGDGAETESGGGRGGSLAFAARRIRNRQVHSMAVRSASAYDTLERPYRHDKSRGRWAKSADFYFATCTHAFSSLIFSELSTFGILHGGWLFFIIAYLMGMFFYSLPIFLIQAFLGQFSSSGSISAFRVAPIFKGIGYAILLLNLGTLTYYCIGAVVPLIYTVNSLHRVIPWLSCNNTWNTKECSLHENYDENDYRVDPHSTVEFFRSTIASTEEDSTSMSISWSMLIGVLAIWLVVLAMLLKPVAFIGKALRCSCVLMFGFFVAVFIYLVIHEKVSYDTLQYYWMPQVDSLESVLATARTALLMAGVALGPGWGSIVTLSSYNNFRSDAERLSFWVCLTHITIGLMGLLCCNVAHDHFEDHVGMMPLHVDEKHHMQFLYLCFSYLFGTFTTTPNLWAFLFFGMIFLSELSSLIIQMMSVITALFDEFETFRSKRTIVICSLVLCLTVSSVYFCTQLGFSQLTQLPNLAVFTHVFISGVLLLMTTWVYGRVRFQCDLQFMLGKTISSFKIFFIRFATPIFLGLCLFQLTYLFTRDRIHDVLIYLSQGLIFLTAISYMVYKVCRTNGDWRQRLQQCLAPHDWHPVDADNRRFYEEIMGFSEMLVIDANANTT